The following are encoded together in the Pygocentrus nattereri isolate fPygNat1 chromosome 15, fPygNat1.pri, whole genome shotgun sequence genome:
- the zgc:194981 gene encoding uncharacterized protein zgc:194981 — translation MTCTLRLLAVVFMSCVVSRSSSAKKANPSVVKAANFAIDFHNRRSNYIYAYKVVDILSERVELYTPTRVKYFIDVRVAQTNCINDGNVSLKDCSLRTNAQTMDCSFVVLAVPGENTIPSHLLSDSCT, via the exons ATGACATGCACCCTGAGGCTTCTTGCAGTTGTCTTCATGTCTTGTGTTGTGTCCAGGAGCAGCTCAGCAAAAAAGGCCAACCCAAGTGTAGTCAAAGCAGCCAACTTTGCCATCGACTTTCACAATCGCAGAAGTAACTATATCTATGCTTATAAAGTGGTGGACATCCTGTCAGAAAGGGTTGAG CTCTACACTCCTACCAGGGTTAAATACTTCATAGACGTGCGAGTGGCTCAGACAAATTGCATAAATGATGGAAACGTGAGCCTGAAGGACTGCAGTCTGAGGACGAATGCGCAG ACTATGGACTGCAGCTTTGTGGTTCTGGCAGTTCCAGGAGAGAACACCATACCCAGCCACCTTCTGTCAGACAGCTGTACCTGA